From one Triticum aestivum cultivar Chinese Spring chromosome 4B, IWGSC CS RefSeq v2.1, whole genome shotgun sequence genomic stretch:
- the LOC123094586 gene encoding uncharacterized N-acetyltransferase p20 has product MEQEAPAKTTEGAQEVTLRPFDLADVDAMMAWVSDPEVTAFMTWDPYTSREALLAFLRDVALPHPWFRAVCLPGGDRPVGSVSVSPTADACRAELGYVLARAHWGKGVATAAVRRAVAAVFGEVEGLERLEALVDVCNVASQRVLEKAGFRREAVLRRYCVVKGAVRDMAIYSFISTDALLV; this is encoded by the coding sequence ATGGAGCAGGAAGCGCCCGCCAAGACGACGGAAGGCGCGCAAGAGGTGACCCTCCGGCCGTTCGACCTCGCCGATGTCGACGCCATGATGGCGTGGGTGTCGGATCCGGAGGTCACGGCCTTCATGACGTGGGACCCCTACACGTCCCGCGAAGCTCTGCTCGCGTTCCTCCGGGACGTCGCGCTGCCGCACCCCTGGTTCCGCGCCGTATGCCTCCCCGGCGGCGACCGCCCCGTCGGCTCGGTGTCCGTGTCGCCGACGGCGGACGCGTGCCGCGCCGAGCTCGGGTACGTGCTGGCGCGCGCGCACTGGGGCAAGGGCGTGGCCACGGCCGCCGTGAGGCGGGCGGTCGCCGCGGTGTTCGGGGAGGTAGAGGGCCTGGAGCGCCTGGAGGCGCTGGTGGACGTGTGCAACGTCGCGTCGCAGCGCGTGCTGGAGAAGGCCGGGTTCCGGCGGGAGGCCGTGCTGCGGAGGTACTGCGTGGTCAAGGGCGCCGTCAGGGACATGGCCATCTACAGCTTCATCTCCACGGACGCACTGCTCGTTTGA